The following coding sequences are from one Poecilia reticulata strain Guanapo linkage group LG18, Guppy_female_1.0+MT, whole genome shotgun sequence window:
- the LOC103480275 gene encoding leukotriene B4 receptor 1-like, with translation MESSHSGMQMPPNSSSCIINDSIVSTPAATVTGTLILSAVFLLGFPGNLFVIWSILARARKQSVTTLLILNLAIADGSLMALTPFFIAYLAMMDWKMGTVMCKVLFYLCLANMYASIHLIMLMSIYRLVSVVWPQRISVITGKRTIMRVLAVMWLLVMVASIPALIYRDARLNKDRNKTVCDSFHDKDPDAVLQYMLEIVLGFVVPYGVILVSYICILRRIRQTKFRRRIRSEKLILAIVVTFCVFWLPYHIINMVQVASALLPECSPKRELLERIWKKFRAVTSTIAFISSCANPVLYFFAGKSYIRREGLAFMARLFEGTGLDSTRKSRMNSQNSRDKDKDAEVVLQDKDVDSSTNSNSIIKSTKMAK, from the exons ATGGAGTCCTCTCACTCG GGAATGCAGATGCCCCCCAATAGCAGCAGCTGTATCATCAATGATAGCATTGTAAGTACGCCAGCTGCCACAGTGACGGGCACGCTCATCCTCTCTGCCGTGTTTCTGCTGGGATTTCCCGGAAACCTCTTCGTCATCTGGAGCATCCTGGCGCGGGCCCGAAAGCAATCCGTCACGACCCTTCTCATCCTCAACCTAGCCATTGCGGACGGCTCCCTGATGGCTCTCACCCCGTTCTTCATCGCCTACCTGGCTATGATGGACTGGAAAATGGGGACTGTGATGTGCAAGGTTCTGTTCTACCTCTGCTTGGCTAACATGTACGCCTCCATCCACCTGATCATGCTGATGAGCATTTACAGGTTGGTGTCGGTGGTGTGGCCCCAGCGCATCAGCGTGATCACCGGCAAGAGGACGATCATGCGAGTGCTGGCGGTCATGTGGTTGCTCGTCATGGTCGCCTCAATTCCTGCGCTTATCTATCGAGATGCGAGGCTTAATAAAGATAGGAATAAAACGGTTTGTGATTCATTCCACGACAAAGACCCAGAT GCGGTTCTGCAGTACATGCTGGAGATTGTGTTGGGCTTCGTGGTACCTTACGGAGTCATTTTAGTCAGTTACATTTGCATCCTGCGCCGGATTCGGCAGACCAAATTCCGCCGCCGGATCCGCAGCGAAAAGCTCATTCTGGCCATCGTGGTGACCTTCTGCGTGTTTTGGTTACCCTACCACATCATCAACATGGTGCAA GTTGCATCGGCTTTGCTTCCAGAATGTTCACCAAAAAGAGAGTT GTTGGAGAGAATATGGAAGAAATTCCGTGCCGTTACCTCCACCATCGCCTTCATCAGCAGCTGTGCCAACCCGGTGCTCTACTTCTTCGCAGGAAAGTCTTACATCAGACGGGAGGGTCTGGCGTTCATGGCTCGCTTGTTTGAGGGCACGGGCTTGGACTCCACCAGGAAGAGCCGAATGAACAGCCAGAACAGCCGGGACAAGGACAAAGACGCGGAAGTCGTGCTGCAAGACAAAGACGTAGACTCGTCCACAAACTCAAACTCTATcatcaaatcaacaaaaatggcaaaatag
- the ltb4r gene encoding leukotriene B4 receptor 1 has product MNFSLGSSMNTTTAVPLSPPPKNISAHIGIAILTLAFLLGFPGNMFVVWSVLCRVKKRSVTCLLVLNLALADGFVLLSAPLFIRFLTAVRGWEFGSAACKLVHYLSSVNMYVSIYLICLMSMDRWLAVTRPFVSQRMRTKRSLLVLLFGVWVLAFLLSLPMPFYRSIIKKHKNNITVNICMPYHWGSVGHPVFQYLFETVMGCLVPFSLISTCYSSVICRLQSAKFQRRGQGSRLILLIIITFAIFWLPYHTVNIVEVACLLKNEKTGKDCTPSARSTVVAFAYFSSAVNPILYVFAGSSHIRQAGLSFMGRLFEATNSESRTTSTIARSGRSGSSPDESSVLYTLSTKIGKPFKGKGKERSSSLAGKEANEPELKTLAMVEQID; this is encoded by the exons ATGAATTTTTCTTTGGGATCCAGCATGAACACCACTACCGCCGTCCCCCTCTCGCCTCCTCCCAAAAACATCTCGGCTCACATTGGCATCGCCATCTTGACCCTGGCGTTCCTGCTGGGTTTCCCTGGTAACATGTTCGTCGTTTGGTCTGTGCTCTGCCGGGTGAAAAAGCGCTCGGTGACGTGCTTGTTGGTGCTGAACCTGGCCTTGGCCGACGGCTTCGTGCTGCTCAGCGCCCCACTGTTCATTCGGTTCCTGACGGCAGTACGAGGCTGGGAGTTTGGCTCGGCGGCGTGCAAGCTGGTGCATTACCTGTCGAGCGTGAACATGTACGTGTCCATCTACCTGATCTGTCTCATGAGCATGGACCGCTGGCTGGCCGTCACGAGGCCCTTCGTGTCTCAGAGGATGAGGACCAAGCGCTCCCTGCTGGTCCTCCTGTTTGGGGTCTGGGTGTTGGCTTTCCTCCTGTCACTGCCAATGCCGTTCTACCGCAG TATTataaagaagcataaaaacaacatcacCGTGAACATTTGCATGCCTTATCACTGGGGGAGCGTGGGCCACCCGGTCTTCCAGTACCTGTTTGAGACCGTCATGGGCTGCTTGGTTCCCTTCTCACTCATCAGCACCTGCTACTCCTCCGTCATATGCAGACTGCAAAGTGCCAAGTTCCAGCGCAGAGGACAAGGCAGTCGTCTCATCCTGCTGATCATCATCACCTTTGCTATTTTCTGGCTTCCCTATCACACCGTCAACATCGTTGAG GTGGCTTGTTTACTGAAGAACGAGAAGACGGGGAAAGACTGCACTCCCAGCGCTCGGTCCACCGTCGTAGCCTTCGCCTACTTCAGCAGCGCAGTGAACCCTATCCTCTACGTGTTCGCCGGCAGCTCCCACATCCGCCAGGCCGGGCTCAGCTTCATGGGCCGGCTCTTCGAGGCCACCAACTCGGAGAGCAGGACCACGTCCACCATCGCCCGCAGCGGCCGCAGCGGCTCTTCGCCGGACGAGAGCTCCGTCCTGTACACGCTGTCGACCAAAATTGGGAAGCCTTTCAAAGGAAAGGGTAaggagagaagcagcagcttggCAGGCAAGGAAGCTAACGAGCCAGAGCTCAAAACTCTCGCCATGGTTGAACAGATAGACTAG